The genomic stretch AAGCTCTCGTCCTGCGCGAGAATATCGGGAATCAGTCGCTCGACGTTTTCGCGCTCGTTAAAGGTGGGAATAACGACGGTCGTCCGCTTCGGTGTCTTGGTCAAGTGTAGGTGCGCCTCTTCGACGTGAACTTGCCGCCGCCACGCATATGGCTCCGCCATGCCCGCCTGCGCCCCGCTCTGCAGCCCGTCTCGAGTAGCTATCTACGGACAGCGCGGTTTTGCAAGCGAATGCGGCGGGCGGGAGAGGGCGTGAGGGCCTGGGGGCGTGGGGGCTACGCGCTTTCGAGCAGGCCTGCGGTGTGGAGTTGGATCTTGAGTTGCTCCAGTCCTTCGCGGGGGCCGCGCAGGGGGCTCTTGAGGACGGCGCGTGCCTTATCGATGACGAGGCCGCCGCGCAGCGGCCGCGGAGCTTTTTGTCCGAGTTCCGCGGTGGTGCGCGGCTGGAGGAATCCCGGGTCGAGATCGAACACTGCGCACACGAGGCGGGCGAAGCTGACGCGGTCGAGGAACTCCGCGCCGACGACGTTCCAGACGCCGCGATGTTCCGCGGTGGCCAGCTCGCGCACGGCCGCGGCGAGGTCTTCGACGTAAGTCGGCGTTCCCCACTGATCGAGCGGCACGTACATCGTTTCGCCGCGCCGGCTGCGGCCCAGAAGTGCCATGACGAAGTTCTTGGCGGCGCGCTCGAATCCGTAGACGCCGCAGACGCGTACGATCAGGTGATCGTCGAGAGTCGCGGCAATGGCCTGCTCGGCCGCGAGTTTGTGCCGGCCGTACACGTTGATCGGGTCCGGAGTCGAGTCTTCCCGATACGGGCCGTCGTGACCGTTGAAGACGTAATCGGTGGAGAAGAACACGTAGCGGGCCCCGGCGGCGCGCGCCGCCGCGGCGACGTTGCGCGTGCCGGCGACGTTGACGGCATACGACTCCTCGGTGTGCTCCTCGCACCAGTCGACGTGCGGCTGTGCGGCGGGGTGAACGACCAGGGCGGGGCGAACCTCGGCGACCAGGCGGCCGACCGCCGCGGCGTCCCGAATATCGAGCGGCAGCAGTCCATCGACCGGGT from Candidatus Binatia bacterium encodes the following:
- a CDS encoding NAD(P)-dependent oxidoreductase, whose amino-acid sequence is MRTLIIGASGFIGGVLHETFGPGTAGTYFNHPVDGLLPLDIRDAAAVGRLVAEVRPALVVHPAAQPHVDWCEEHTEESYAVNVAGTRNVAAAARAAGARYVFFSTDYVFNGHDGPYREDSTPDPINVYGRHKLAAEQAIAATLDDHLIVRVCGVYGFERAAKNFVMALLGRSRRGETMYVPLDQWGTPTYVEDLAAAVRELATAEHRGVWNVVGAEFLDRVSFARLVCAVFDLDPGFLQPRTTAELGQKAPRPLRGGLVIDKARAVLKSPLRGPREGLEQLKIQLHTAGLLESA